One region of Populus trichocarpa isolate Nisqually-1 chromosome 4, P.trichocarpa_v4.1, whole genome shotgun sequence genomic DNA includes:
- the LOC7493536 gene encoding E3 ubiquitin-protein ligase SINA-like 10: MNGHAACSSCCSKLAHICPSCSLPIGYIHCLAIEKVLESAKISCQNMKYGCKETVSYSKKCDHEKSCIYATCSCPVSGCSFVSSSKQLYSHLSSTHVGDVKHFEYDCKIPVSFTASKKFVVLQEKKEGVVFILNNALQIMGNVIMVSCIGPSSKGGYFYELSANSKGNSLIFRSFTPCFRSRVDNPPSVRFLLVPGGFFGSGEKVTLDLCIWA; encoded by the coding sequence ATGAATGGACACGCTGCTTGCTCTTCATGCTGCAGTAAACTTGCACATATATGTCCTTCCTGCTCATTGCCTATTGGTTATATTCATTGCCTGGCCATTGAGAAGGTTCTTGAATCAGCCAAAATATCATGCCAAAATATGAAGTATGGGTGCAAAGAAACTGTCAGTTACAGCAAGAAGTGTGACCATGAGAAGAGCTGCATCTATGCAACATGCTCCTGCCCAGTGTCAGGCTGCAGCTTTGTCAGCTCATCAAAGCAGTTATACTCACATTTAAGCAGCACACATGTAGGTGATGTGAAACACTTTGAGTATGATTGCAAAATCCCCGTTTCCTTTACCGCAAGTAAGAAATTTGTTGTtctccaagaaaagaaagaaggcgTTGTATTCATCCTGAACAATGCTTTGCAAATCATGGGGAATGTGATCATGGTTAGTTGCATAGGGCCCTCATCCAAGGGAGGATACTTCTATGAACTTTCAGCAAACAGTAAAGGAAACAGTCTCATTTTTCGATCTTTTACACCTTGCTTTCGGAGCAGGGTTGATAACCCTCCTTCAGTGAGGTTCCTCCTAGTTCCAGGTGGGTTTTTTGGTTCTGGGGAGAAGGTTACCTTGGATCTCTGCATATGGGCGTAA